In Campylobacter suis, the following proteins share a genomic window:
- a CDS encoding CheB methylesterase domain-containing protein encodes MAQKLVLIGASTGGPGHIKKLLKDIRLNGASVVIAQHMNKMFIPSFASQVGKECGVEVELLSERKILKDKIYICDQNFIISDVLPISAKPVPEKVTTFTPNVDVLFHSGISVCKHTEVMAVLLTGIGDDGAAGLAALFKAGAKCLAESEESAIVYGMPKRAKELNPQVRVLNVMSIKKELQEFLDVL; translated from the coding sequence ATGGCTCAAAAGCTAGTTCTTATAGGTGCTTCCACAGGTGGTCCAGGACATATAAAAAAACTTTTAAAGGATATTAGACTAAACGGTGCTAGCGTAGTTATAGCCCAACATATGAATAAAATGTTCATACCATCTTTTGCCTCGCAAGTTGGCAAAGAGTGTGGTGTGGAAGTAGAGCTTTTGTCTGAGCGAAAAATTTTAAAAGATAAAATTTATATCTGTGACCAAAATTTTATAATTAGCGATGTGTTGCCAATATCTGCAAAACCAGTACCAGAAAAGGTTACGACATTTACGCCAAATGTCGATGTTCTTTTTCACTCTGGCATTAGTGTTTGCAAACATACTGAGGTTATGGCTGTATTGCTAACAGGCATAGGTGATGACGGAGCTGCTGGGCTTGCAGCACTTTTTAAAGCTGGAGCAAAATGTCTTGCTGAGAGCGAAGAGAGTGCTATAGTTTATGGCATGCCAAAGCGGGCAAAAGAGCTAAATCCGCAGGTGCGAGTATTAAATGTTATGAGTATAAAAAAAGAGTTACAGGAGTTTTTAGATGTTCTTTAA
- the purH gene encoding bifunctional phosphoribosylaminoimidazolecarboxamide formyltransferase/IMP cyclohydrolase — protein MRALISVSDKDGVVEFGRRLSELGWEILSTGGTYKLLKENGINATEVSEYTASPEMFEGRVKTLHPKIHGGILHRRELDAHILDAQKNSIEAIDLVCVNLYPFKQTTIRTDDFDEIIENIDIGGPAMLRSAAKNFKDVLVVTDILDYDEILARLKDGKADYEFRRHLMIKAYEHTAAYDSMIANYMNERFNGGFGASKFIVGSKVFDTRYGENPHQKGALYEFDYFFTNNFRALKGEASFNNLTDINGALMLATSFDEAPAVAIIKHANPCGFAVKSNLLESYTEALKCDPISAYGGVVAINGTLDKALAEKINEIYVEVIIAANVTDEALAVFEAKKRIKIFTQDNKFLLRSNDKFDFKRIDGGFVYQERDEVKNDELKNMKQMGEVSATKQQLDDASVAWKVAALTKSNCVVYVKDSAVVAIGMGMTSRVDAARAAVAKAKDMRLDLNGSTLASEAFFPFRDSIDIANEVGVKCIVEPGGSIRDDEVIEAANEHKIALYFTGVRHFLH, from the coding sequence ATGCGAGCATTAATCAGTGTGAGTGACAAAGATGGCGTTGTGGAGTTTGGGCGTAGGCTAAGTGAGCTTGGCTGGGAGATTTTAAGCACCGGTGGGACTTACAAACTGCTTAAAGAAAATGGCATAAACGCGACAGAAGTTAGCGAATACACCGCGTCGCCTGAGATGTTTGAAGGGCGTGTAAAGACCCTGCATCCAAAAATTCACGGTGGGATTTTGCACCGCAGAGAGCTTGATGCGCATATTTTGGACGCCCAAAAAAACAGCATTGAGGCGATTGATCTGGTTTGTGTAAATTTATATCCATTTAAACAAACGACCATTCGCACTGATGACTTTGATGAGATCATCGAAAATATCGACATCGGTGGCCCTGCGATGCTGCGTTCGGCGGCAAAAAATTTCAAAGATGTCTTGGTGGTGACCGACATACTTGACTATGATGAAATTTTAGCTAGACTTAAGGACGGCAAGGCTGATTATGAGTTTAGAAGACACCTTATGATAAAGGCTTATGAGCATACGGCGGCTTATGATAGCATGATTGCAAACTATATGAACGAGCGATTTAACGGCGGTTTTGGAGCGAGTAAATTTATCGTAGGAAGCAAGGTTTTTGACACTAGATATGGCGAAAATCCACACCAAAAAGGCGCACTTTATGAGTTTGACTACTTTTTTACGAACAACTTTAGAGCCCTTAAAGGCGAAGCTAGTTTTAATAACCTAACCGACATAAACGGCGCTTTAATGCTTGCTACTAGCTTTGATGAAGCTCCTGCGGTGGCGATCATAAAACACGCTAATCCTTGCGGTTTTGCGGTAAAAAGTAACTTGCTTGAAAGCTACACAGAGGCTTTAAAATGCGATCCTATCTCGGCATACGGCGGGGTTGTAGCGATAAATGGCACGCTTGATAAGGCTTTGGCTGAAAAGATCAATGAAATTTATGTCGAAGTAATAATTGCTGCAAATGTCACAGATGAGGCTTTGGCGGTGTTTGAGGCTAAAAAACGCATTAAAATTTTCACTCAGGATAATAAATTTTTACTCCGTTCAAACGATAAATTTGACTTTAAGCGAATTGATGGCGGTTTTGTCTATCAAGAACGCGATGAAGTGAAAAATGACGAGCTTAAAAATATGAAGCAAATGGGCGAAGTGAGTGCTACAAAACAGCAGTTAGATGACGCGAGTGTTGCGTGGAAAGTGGCGGCACTTACGAAGTCAAACTGTGTTGTGTATGTGAAAGACTCGGCTGTTGTGGCGATTGGTATGGGTATGACTAGCCGTGTTGATGCGGCGCGCGCGGCAGTGGCAAAAGCAAAGGATATGAGGCTTGATCTAAACGGCTCGACATTAGCTAGTGAGGCATTTTTCCCTTTTCGTGATAGTATCGACATCGCAAATGAAGTCGGCGTAAAGTGCATTGTAGAGCCTGGTGGAAGCATAAGAGATGATGAAGTGATAGAGGCTGCAAACGAGCATAAAATAGCACTTTATTTTACTGGTGTTAGACACTTTTTGCACTAA
- a CDS encoding fatty-acid--CoA ligase, which translates to MIWALVAIFILLCLALVFLILKLRAGTQSPILETKTTPSQQEKTIAIDDLLSVVLNPNSSKNEIFGACRIFVEKLSIPPKQDDKALDDIKKYLKFITLVASHKNVDAKLILYLGTNAKKKNPSYEREIEISEAEGINNRAK; encoded by the coding sequence TTGATTTGGGCTTTAGTTGCTATTTTTATATTGCTTTGTTTAGCTTTAGTTTTTTTGATATTAAAGCTAAGAGCTGGCACACAAAGCCCAATTTTAGAGACTAAAACCACACCATCTCAGCAAGAAAAAACTATAGCTATAGATGACTTGTTGAGTGTTGTTTTAAATCCAAATTCTAGTAAAAATGAGATTTTTGGTGCTTGTAGGATATTTGTAGAAAAACTTAGCATTCCACCAAAACAAGATGATAAAGCCTTAGATGATATTAAAAAGTATTTAAAATTTATAACTCTTGTGGCTTCTCATAAAAATGTCGATGCAAAGCTTATACTTTATCTGGGCACAAATGCAAAAAAGAAAAATCCATCTTACGAGCGCGAGATAGAGATAAGTGAAGCAGAGGGGATAAATAATCGAGCAAAGTAG
- the ccsA gene encoding cytochrome c biogenesis protein → MKNLTKTFFSMASAIVLFLIFAIGSAVATIIERLETTQAAWEVVYGASWFALVQVLLGINLAYNIFAYKLINIKKLPSLLFHMSFLIILIGAGITRYFGFEGTMHIRENTESNTILTRGSFINFSTVIDGEQYSVSIPKELSTLSRSGFDLSLDLPGGVANLKYLEYVPKAGYKFVDDANGKAAVELVLSDETDKEETSLVEGDELELGPTSFALNKLPKHGQAYVLFQINKERSFFVSNTDITVFDGEKKTIKAGEEVAFDKAKLYTINGINFSIKFASPAASKKLVSTQTSEFDAIVAELKHNGESKEVAMFYNISEPVRAFIADKVFFVSWGAQRIKLPFSFYLKDFELKRYPGSNSPMGYASDVVVKDPNSEIQPGFDYRIYMNNVLDYAGYRFFQSSYDQDEKGTVLSVNRDPGKITTYIGYFIMGLGFILNIINPGSRFRKLAHLVDVESSKKVVAVLFALFAVFNTQNIVANDFLPHIDAEHADKLGKILVQSPDGRMKPFDTVSRDILNKVHRKDSINKLNSNQALLSIMIEPEYWRSEPVIALGSSAELKKELGIDPAKKFASFVEFFALKDGQSEYKLGRFADIASRKHPGSRGTFDKDVIKIDERVNVFYIAFIGEIFKVFPKQNDPSNTWSSPYSAMMSFPPEESGVIANIMKEYFEAVEAAMKLGEKSSSNADEYTKKWSLADEKLANIKIYQERYGSSVIPAKSRVDMEILFNKVQIFERLTPVYLLAGFALLIFIFIKMLAPRLNINPVIKAIYIINLLAFIAHTAGLGLRWYISEHAPWSNSYESMVYIAWALGLSGIVFSKRSPIAIALTSMLAGITLFVAHLSWMDPQITTLVPVLQSYWLTIHVSVITASYGFLGLCSLLGFFVLVLIVMQRKNSENKEIMRNITEATRINEMAMILGISLLTLGNFLGGVWANESWGRYWGWDSKETWALISILVYAAVLHMRFVPKLNSQYAFAVASMFAYWSIIMTYFGVNFYLAGMHSYATGDPMPIPNFVYVTVAVMFALSIFAYYKRKSVQRL, encoded by the coding sequence ATGAAAAATTTGACAAAAACTTTTTTTAGCATGGCGTCAGCGATTGTGCTATTTTTGATATTTGCTATCGGCTCCGCAGTGGCAACTATCATAGAGAGGCTCGAGACGACGCAAGCAGCATGGGAAGTTGTTTATGGTGCGAGCTGGTTTGCGCTCGTTCAGGTGCTTTTGGGTATAAATTTGGCTTACAATATATTTGCCTACAAGCTTATAAATATAAAAAAGTTGCCTTCTTTGTTGTTTCATATGAGTTTTTTGATTATATTAATAGGCGCTGGCATAACAAGATATTTTGGTTTTGAAGGCACTATGCATATTCGTGAAAATACAGAGTCAAATACCATATTAACGCGAGGCTCGTTTATAAATTTTAGCACGGTAATTGATGGAGAACAGTACTCCGTCTCTATACCAAAAGAGCTTTCTACGCTAAGCAGAAGTGGCTTTGATCTCTCGCTTGACCTGCCAGGTGGGGTTGCGAATTTAAAATACCTAGAATATGTCCCAAAAGCTGGTTATAAATTTGTAGATGACGCAAATGGTAAGGCGGCCGTAGAGCTTGTGCTTTCTGATGAAACAGACAAAGAGGAGACTAGCCTTGTTGAAGGTGATGAGCTAGAGCTTGGACCTACATCTTTTGCTTTAAATAAACTTCCAAAGCATGGTCAAGCTTATGTTTTGTTTCAGATAAATAAAGAGCGTTCGTTTTTTGTTTCAAATACTGATATTACTGTGTTTGATGGCGAAAAAAAGACTATTAAGGCGGGAGAGGAGGTTGCTTTTGACAAGGCAAAGCTTTATACTATAAATGGTATAAATTTCTCTATCAAATTTGCTTCTCCAGCAGCTTCAAAGAAGCTAGTTTCAACACAAACGAGTGAATTTGACGCTATTGTTGCTGAGTTAAAACATAATGGCGAAAGTAAAGAGGTTGCCATGTTTTATAACATTTCTGAACCAGTGCGAGCTTTTATTGCAGATAAGGTATTTTTCGTATCTTGGGGAGCTCAAAGGATAAAGTTACCTTTTAGCTTTTACTTAAAAGATTTTGAACTAAAGCGCTACCCAGGCTCAAATTCGCCTATGGGATATGCTAGTGATGTTGTGGTAAAAGATCCAAACTCAGAAATTCAGCCAGGATTTGATTATAGAATTTATATGAATAATGTCCTAGATTACGCAGGATATCGCTTTTTCCAAAGCTCATATGACCAAGATGAAAAAGGCACAGTCCTATCTGTAAATAGAGATCCAGGCAAAATTACAACCTACATCGGCTACTTTATAATGGGGCTGGGTTTTATCCTAAACATTATAAATCCAGGCTCTCGTTTTAGAAAGCTGGCTCATCTTGTTGATGTTGAGTCAAGTAAAAAGGTTGTTGCTGTCTTGTTTGCTCTTTTTGCTGTGTTTAACACGCAAAATATCGTAGCAAACGACTTTTTGCCACATATTGATGCAGAGCATGCTGATAAACTTGGTAAAATTTTAGTTCAAAGCCCAGATGGTAGAATGAAGCCATTTGATACTGTTAGTCGTGATATATTAAATAAAGTTCATAGAAAAGATAGTATAAATAAGCTAAATTCTAACCAAGCCTTGCTATCTATAATGATAGAGCCAGAGTACTGGCGAAGCGAGCCTGTTATAGCTCTTGGAAGTAGTGCAGAGCTTAAAAAAGAGCTTGGTATCGACCCAGCTAAAAAATTTGCAAGTTTTGTTGAATTTTTTGCACTTAAAGATGGGCAGAGCGAATATAAACTAGGTCGTTTTGCTGATATTGCAAGTAGAAAGCACCCAGGATCTCGTGGGACTTTTGATAAGGATGTTATTAAGATAGACGAGCGTGTGAATGTCTTTTATATCGCTTTTATAGGCGAAATTTTTAAGGTGTTTCCAAAGCAAAATGACCCGTCAAATACATGGTCATCGCCGTATTCAGCTATGATGAGTTTCCCGCCAGAGGAGTCAGGCGTGATTGCCAATATAATGAAAGAGTATTTTGAAGCGGTTGAAGCAGCTATGAAGCTTGGCGAAAAGTCTAGTTCAAATGCTGATGAGTATACTAAAAAATGGTCATTAGCCGATGAAAAACTTGCAAATATAAAAATTTATCAAGAGAGATACGGCTCAAGTGTTATCCCTGCAAAATCACGCGTAGATATGGAAATTTTATTTAATAAGGTGCAAATTTTTGAACGCTTGACACCAGTTTATCTTCTTGCAGGTTTTGCGCTTTTGATATTTATATTTATTAAGATGCTTGCTCCAAGACTAAATATAAACCCAGTTATAAAAGCTATATATATTATAAATTTACTTGCTTTTATCGCGCATACAGCAGGGCTTGGACTTCGCTGGTATATTTCCGAGCACGCACCGTGGAGTAACTCGTATGAGTCGATGGTCTATATAGCTTGGGCTCTTGGACTTTCTGGCATCGTCTTTTCAAAGCGTAGCCCTATCGCTATAGCGCTTACTTCGATGTTGGCTGGTATAACTTTATTTGTCGCACATCTTAGCTGGATGGATCCGCAGATAACTACTCTTGTTCCAGTGCTTCAAAGCTACTGGCTAACTATCCATGTTTCTGTTATTACAGCTAGTTACGGCTTTTTAGGGCTTTGCTCTCTACTTGGCTTTTTTGTCCTAGTGCTTATAGTGATGCAAAGAAAAAATTCAGAAAACAAAGAGATAATGCGAAATATCACTGAAGCTACTCGTATAAATGAGATGGCTATGATACTTGGTATCAGTCTTTTAACACTTGGAAATTTCCTTGGAGGTGTTTGGGCAAATGAGAGTTGGGGTAGATACTGGGGTTGGGATAGCAAGGAGACTTGGGCTTTGATCTCCATCCTTGTATATGCGGCTGTGCTTCATATGAGATTTGTTCCAAAGCTTAATAGCCAATATGCCTTTGCTGTTGCTTCTATGTTTGCTTACTGGAGTATCATCATGACATATTTTGGTGTAAATTTCTATCTTGCAGGCATGCACTCTTATGCCACAGGTGACCCGATGCCGATACCAAACTTTGTATATGTTACGGTTGCTGTGATGTTTGCATTGTCTATTTTCGCATATTATAAACGAAAAAGCGTTCAGAGATTGTAA
- the hpf gene encoding ribosome hibernation-promoting factor, HPF/YfiA family has product MNTSITGRQIELTEPIKGYIENAFETLGKYNLDIISGRCVVSADEKQGKKGFSAEFALNLAHKDTIVIRQKDKDLYAAIDLAIERASKVLRREHDKRTTVKGKADDKETRSHIGEEKVEGVDEIVPMELELYKPLEIEEALEHLKTSDMQFYVFNDIDAKMRVIYKRNDGKFGLY; this is encoded by the coding sequence ATGAATACAAGCATCACAGGCAGACAAATAGAACTTACCGAGCCTATAAAAGGCTACATCGAAAATGCGTTTGAAACGCTTGGCAAATACAACCTAGACATCATCTCAGGCAGATGTGTAGTTTCAGCTGATGAAAAACAAGGCAAAAAGGGTTTTAGTGCGGAATTTGCACTAAATTTAGCACACAAAGACACCATAGTTATCCGCCAAAAAGACAAAGACTTGTATGCTGCGATAGATCTTGCTATTGAGCGTGCTTCAAAGGTTTTAAGAAGAGAGCATGATAAAAGAACAACCGTAAAAGGCAAGGCTGACGATAAAGAGACGCGCTCGCATATTGGGGAAGAGAAGGTAGAGGGTGTAGATGAGATAGTCCCTATGGAGCTTGAGCTTTACAAGCCACTTGAGATAGAAGAGGCCCTAGAGCATTTAAAAACTAGCGACATGCAGTTTTATGTATTTAATGACATTGATGCAAAAATGCGTGTTATTTATAAAAGAAATGACGGAAAATTTGGTCTTTACTAA
- a CDS encoding CheR family methyltransferase, whose protein sequence is MFFNKPEIVAGQVVDTPEPKDMENFNEFIKNIRILCGVDLESKRDITLKRLTSFAKNNNISTFKDIVSLIRTNYTLRQDILNLITVNETYFYRELPQLKDVINYARDLGGARILCAPCSTGDEVYSLAMLAVEMGIEKGAISIVGIDINSEAIKHCQGAHYNSRSIHRLDDFQKSRFFVKLEDEKFEIKKQALCKCEFKVLNVFDDALFALGKFDIILSRNMMIYFDDEFRLKCVERLHRMLGDHGRFYAGHADLVPYTPLYEKRFSGGTTYYAKV, encoded by the coding sequence ATGTTCTTTAATAAGCCAGAGATTGTAGCTGGGCAGGTTGTCGATACTCCAGAGCCAAAAGATATGGAAAACTTTAACGAGTTTATAAAAAATATCAGAATTTTATGCGGTGTTGATCTTGAGTCCAAAAGAGATATAACGCTTAAGCGCCTAACTAGTTTTGCTAAAAACAACAATATCTCAACTTTTAAGGATATTGTAAGTTTGATACGTACAAACTACACATTAAGGCAAGATATTTTAAATTTAATCACAGTCAATGAGACATATTTTTACAGAGAGTTGCCACAGCTAAAAGATGTAATAAACTACGCAAGAGACCTTGGTGGGGCTAGAATCCTCTGTGCGCCTTGCTCTACTGGAGATGAGGTTTATTCGCTTGCGATGCTTGCTGTGGAGATGGGGATTGAAAAGGGTGCGATAAGTATCGTTGGTATTGATATAAACTCAGAAGCTATAAAACACTGCCAGGGTGCACACTATAACAGTAGGAGTATACATAGGCTTGACGATTTTCAAAAAAGTAGGTTTTTTGTAAAGCTTGAGGATGAAAAATTTGAGATAAAAAAGCAAGCTCTTTGCAAGTGTGAGTTTAAGGTGCTAAATGTATTTGATGATGCACTTTTTGCGCTTGGAAAATTTGACATCATCCTTTCGCGAAATATGATGATATATTTTGACGATGAGTTTAGGTTAAAATGTGTTGAACGACTCCATAGGATGCTTGGCGATCATGGTAGATTTTATGCTGGTCATGCCGATCTTGTTCCTTATACTCCGCTATATGAAAAGCGCTTTAGCGGTGGAACAACATACTACGCAAAGGTTTAA